The proteins below are encoded in one region of Fervidicoccaceae archaeon:
- a CDS encoding TCP-1/cpn60 chaperonin family protein: VICQKGIDDVAQHFLAKRGILAVRRVKRSDMEKLERATGGRIISNIDDLQPSDLGEAELVEERKIGEDKMVFIIGAKNLKSVSILVRAGLERLVDEAERAFRDALSSVADAVRYNKIVAGGGAVEIEVAKRLKEYAVTVGGKEQLAVEAFARALESIAATLAENAGFDAVEMIMKLRSAHAKPGGEWMGIDVFTGEVVNMLEKNVIEAAAIKRNAIKAGMEAATLILRIDDVIAASKLEKEKGEKKFDEKKFEEEKEEKSSKD, from the coding sequence CGTGATATGCCAGAAGGGGATAGACGACGTGGCTCAGCACTTCCTCGCCAAGAGGGGCATACTCGCGGTGAGGAGGGTCAAGAGGAGCGACATGGAGAAGCTCGAGAGGGCGACCGGAGGGAGGATAATCTCGAACATAGATGATCTGCAGCCCTCCGACCTGGGCGAGGCCGAGCTCGTGGAGGAGAGGAAGATCGGCGAGGACAAGATGGTGTTCATCATTGGAGCGAAGAACCTCAAGAGCGTCTCGATACTAGTGAGGGCTGGGCTCGAGAGACTCGTCGATGAGGCGGAGAGGGCCTTCAGAGATGCGCTGAGCTCGGTAGCTGACGCGGTCAGGTACAACAAGATCGTGGCAGGAGGCGGCGCGGTTGAGATCGAGGTGGCCAAGAGGCTCAAGGAGTATGCCGTGACCGTCGGTGGAAAGGAGCAGCTCGCGGTCGAGGCCTTCGCGAGAGCGCTCGAGAGCATCGCCGCCACGCTCGCCGAGAACGCGGGCTTCGACGCCGTCGAAATGATCATGAAGCTCAGGAGCGCCCACGCCAAGCCGGGCGGCGAGTGGATGGGGATCGACGTGTTTACCGGCGAAGTAGTCAACATGTTAGAGAAGAACGTCATCGAGGCCGCGGCCATAAAGAGAAACGCGATAAAGGCCGGCATGGAGGCCGCGACCCTGATACTCAGAATCGACGACGTGATAGCAGCCAGCAAGCTGGAGAAAGAGAAAGGAGAGAAGAAGTTCGACGAGAAGAAGTTCGAAGAAGAGAAGGAAGAGAAGAGCAGCAAGGACTGA